In the genome of Taurinivorans muris, one region contains:
- the rpsR gene encoding 30S ribosomal protein S18 yields MAFRKKFAPRRKFCRFCADKDLPLDYKRPDILRDFITERGKIVARRITGTCAKHQRQLTTEIKRARQMALLFYTTAHSSDVKKKTNI; encoded by the coding sequence ATGGCTTTCCGTAAAAAATTCGCACCTCGCCGCAAATTCTGCCGTTTCTGTGCCGACAAGGATCTTCCTCTTGATTACAAACGTCCGGATATTTTGCGTGACTTCATTACTGAACGCGGTAAAATTGTTGCCCGCCGCATTACTGGCACTTGCGCAAAACACCAGCGCCAGCTTACAACAGAAATCAAACGTGCCCGTCAAATGGCGCTTCTTTTCTACACCACTGCTCACTCCAGTGATGTTAAAAAGAAAACCAACATATAG
- the rpsF gene encoding 30S ribosomal protein S6 — protein MRKMETLVLFSPELTVEQREQAIATLSEVIDREGGKLLLVDQWGMKDLAYPVRKQMRGFYVRFEYNAPNQLVAELERIIRIQDNIFKFITVRLSDQAEEVA, from the coding sequence ATGCGTAAAATGGAAACACTCGTGCTTTTCTCCCCGGAACTGACCGTGGAACAGCGCGAACAAGCCATTGCCACTCTTAGCGAAGTCATCGACCGTGAAGGCGGCAAACTTCTTTTAGTGGACCAATGGGGAATGAAAGATTTGGCTTACCCCGTGCGTAAGCAAATGCGCGGATTTTATGTTCGTTTTGAGTATAACGCACCTAATCAGCTTGTTGCGGAACTTGAACGTATTATCCGTATCCAAGACAATATTTTCAAATTTATTACAGTTCGCTTAAGCGATCAAGCAGAGGAGGTTGCATAA
- a CDS encoding lytic murein transglycosylase yields the protein MKRIFWIIPFCFLIFFSFLCADAKGNGQNTAEPQKHNTEHDKTWDNLHARLVRDGFSEKDLEQYFLQLQNAFSQKPMGNKVKELYQANFAPKKTSKKKPGKQKPKTNALGVPYPWYDGYVTKENALKCKNFLDENEEYFILAEKKYAVPKEIISALIYVETWHGKFLGKFTPLSMLASMSISTELSMLPNYTKNLSLTAKQEKFLHEKINARADWAYEELKALLRYSIQNDIDVSKIPSSIYGAIGYGQFMPSNIKRFGVDADNDGKINLFEPADAILSVANFLHKQGWKQKNIAFKNQVKILKRYNYSTAYAHTILALAKLSRQTAAPQAETVNIAQKTPKEKNNVRN from the coding sequence ATGAAACGCATATTCTGGATAATACCGTTTTGTTTTCTCATATTTTTTTCCTTTCTTTGCGCAGACGCAAAAGGAAACGGGCAAAACACCGCAGAACCGCAAAAACACAACACGGAGCATGACAAAACTTGGGACAACCTGCATGCCCGCCTTGTCCGTGACGGTTTTTCCGAAAAGGATTTGGAACAATATTTCTTGCAGCTTCAAAACGCTTTTTCCCAAAAACCTATGGGAAACAAAGTGAAAGAATTGTATCAAGCCAATTTTGCCCCCAAAAAAACAAGCAAAAAAAAGCCGGGTAAACAAAAACCTAAAACAAATGCATTAGGCGTACCCTATCCGTGGTATGACGGATATGTGACAAAGGAAAACGCCCTTAAATGCAAAAATTTTCTTGATGAAAACGAAGAATATTTTATTTTGGCGGAAAAAAAATACGCTGTTCCGAAAGAAATCATTTCCGCTTTGATTTATGTTGAAACATGGCATGGAAAATTTTTAGGAAAATTCACACCTCTTTCCATGCTTGCAAGCATGAGTATTTCAACGGAATTATCCATGCTTCCCAACTATACCAAAAATCTTTCGCTTACCGCCAAGCAAGAAAAATTCCTGCACGAAAAAATTAACGCAAGGGCAGACTGGGCGTATGAAGAACTCAAGGCGCTTCTGCGCTATTCAATTCAAAACGATATAGATGTCAGCAAGATTCCGTCTTCCATTTACGGCGCTATCGGATATGGACAGTTCATGCCGAGCAATATCAAACGTTTCGGCGTTGATGCTGACAATGACGGTAAAATAAATCTTTTCGAACCTGCCGATGCGATTTTGAGTGTTGCGAATTTTTTACATAAGCAAGGTTGGAAACAGAAAAACATAGCCTTTAAGAACCAAGTAAAAATATTGAAACGCTATAATTATTCAACCGCCTATGCCCATACGATTTTGGCTTTGGCGAAACTCAGCAGGCAGACAGCCGCTCCTCAGGCAGAAACTGTCAATATTGCCCAAAAAACACCCAAGGAGAAAAACAATGTCAGAAACTGA
- a CDS encoding (deoxy)nucleoside triphosphate pyrophosphohydrolase, protein MTHSDPMDTKKIFNIVAAFIYEQNRFLICQRPKTKARALLWEFAGGKVEQGESHIQALKRECMEELAIEVEPSGLFYQNSHEYEDIIVNLFIYHTKIIKGPVQKLEHEDIRWISSEEIDNYAFCPADKEVLEIIKQNY, encoded by the coding sequence ATGACACATTCTGACCCCATGGACACAAAAAAGATATTTAATATTGTTGCCGCTTTTATTTACGAACAAAACAGATTTTTAATCTGCCAACGCCCGAAAACAAAAGCACGCGCTTTGCTTTGGGAATTTGCAGGGGGAAAGGTCGAACAAGGCGAGAGCCATATCCAAGCTTTAAAGCGGGAATGTATGGAAGAACTCGCCATTGAAGTTGAACCAAGCGGTTTATTCTATCAAAATTCCCATGAATACGAAGATATCATTGTCAATCTTTTCATCTATCACACAAAAATAATCAAAGGTCCGGTGCAAAAGCTTGAACACGAAGATATTCGGTGGATCAGTTCCGAAGAAATCGACAACTACGCTTTTTGCCCGGCTGACAAGGAAGTTTTGGAAATCATCAAACAAAACTATTGA
- a CDS encoding nitroreductase family protein: protein MLDIIYKRKSIRQFSPRTVTDEIIEKIIRAGMQAPSSGNSQPWEFVVIRNRNTLRKITEFHSYSQCLKMVNAAVVVCANLSREIFKGFWVQDCSACVQNMLLAVESIKGEDDLELGSVWLGIYPVAERVDGLRELLSLPEDVVPFAVLPVGYKGEKKNSTDNFKPERIHLEKW from the coding sequence ATGCTTGATATTATTTATAAAAGAAAAAGCATACGGCAGTTTTCACCCCGTACTGTAACCGATGAGATTATTGAAAAAATCATTCGGGCGGGAATGCAGGCGCCTTCCTCCGGAAACAGCCAGCCATGGGAATTTGTCGTGATCAGAAACAGGAATACGTTACGGAAAATAACGGAATTTCATTCCTATTCTCAATGTTTGAAAATGGTTAATGCTGCGGTTGTTGTTTGTGCAAATCTGTCACGGGAGATTTTTAAGGGCTTTTGGGTGCAGGATTGTTCGGCTTGTGTGCAAAACATGCTTTTAGCTGTTGAAAGCATAAAAGGTGAAGATGATTTGGAGCTTGGTTCGGTTTGGCTGGGAATATATCCGGTTGCGGAACGGGTCGACGGTTTGAGAGAGCTGCTGTCTTTACCCGAAGATGTTGTTCCTTTTGCGGTTTTGCCTGTCGGTTATAAAGGGGAAAAGAAAAATAGCACCGATAATTTCAAGCCGGAACGGATACACCTTGAAAAATGGTAA
- a CDS encoding flavin reductase family protein, with translation MSETDVLKSIGSQNFILPCPIVLVGSYHDSPGGDKIPNIMTAAWSCPCSAQPPALAVAVRGSRQTHKDILKHKAFTLSIPDTKILPEVDYCGIFSVAQENKFERTKLTPVTAEHVDAPYVQECPVVIELTLIKTCDVGTHTLFIGEIMDVKIRESALNAEGLPDPEKLDVLAYVPMLREYRGLGEFKAKAFGIGKTIVASNVSN, from the coding sequence ATGTCAGAAACTGACGTATTGAAATCCATCGGTTCACAAAACTTTATTCTCCCCTGTCCCATCGTTTTGGTCGGTTCTTATCATGACTCCCCTGGCGGCGATAAAATTCCCAATATCATGACCGCCGCATGGAGCTGCCCTTGTTCGGCTCAGCCTCCAGCCCTTGCAGTCGCCGTACGCGGAAGCAGACAGACCCATAAGGATATTCTCAAACATAAAGCGTTCACCCTCAGCATTCCGGATACGAAAATTCTTCCCGAAGTCGATTATTGCGGTATTTTTTCCGTCGCCCAAGAAAACAAATTCGAAAGGACGAAACTTACCCCTGTCACTGCCGAACATGTTGACGCACCCTATGTGCAGGAATGCCCCGTTGTGATTGAACTCACCCTGATAAAAACCTGCGATGTGGGCACGCATACCCTTTTCATCGGGGAAATCATGGACGTAAAAATCCGAGAATCCGCTCTCAATGCGGAAGGACTGCCCGATCCCGAAAAATTGGACGTTCTTGCTTATGTGCCCATGCTCCGCGAATACCGGGGACTTGGAGAATTTAAAGCAAAAGCCTTCGGCATCGGCAAAACCATTGTCGCCAGCAACGTATCAAATTAG
- the rplI gene encoding 50S ribosomal protein L9: protein MKLILRADIENLGHLGDIVEVKPGYGRNYLIPQDLAMLATPANLRAFELERKKLQARMDEIRAAASVLAEKLQDFVLTIEMRVGENDKLYGSVTTSMIGELLNEQGIEIDRHHILLDGAIRTLGEHVVRARLHTDIIPTFTVKVVSEDKSHLGEETAAE, encoded by the coding sequence ATGAAACTTATTCTTCGTGCCGACATTGAAAATTTGGGTCATTTGGGCGACATTGTCGAAGTAAAACCGGGATACGGACGCAACTATCTTATCCCTCAAGATTTGGCGATGCTCGCAACTCCTGCGAACCTCCGCGCATTTGAACTTGAAAGAAAAAAACTTCAAGCCCGTATGGATGAAATCCGTGCTGCAGCCAGCGTTCTTGCTGAAAAACTTCAAGATTTCGTTCTTACCATTGAAATGCGTGTGGGTGAAAACGATAAGCTTTACGGTTCAGTCACAACTTCCATGATTGGCGAACTTTTGAACGAACAAGGCATTGAAATAGACCGTCACCACATTTTGCTTGACGGCGCTATCCGCACTCTCGGCGAACACGTTGTCCGTGCAAGACTGCATACCGACATTATTCCGACTTTCACCGTGAAAGTTGTTTCTGAAGACAAATCCCACTTGGGTGAAGAAACAGCAGCTGAATAA
- a CDS encoding alpha/beta hydrolase family protein, translating into MHYYFYVIFFLFGLVFPCEAREEIHVGYRSISTWNSRENVRLDVGVWYPTRSEERDYVMDEYHVFVAKNAPMFRIVDDEIAGPSLREHEKIRKNAEINKLPKKELQAQLDAVPIPYKKYPLLVISHASGLTRYSCHTLADLLVKQGYIVAVPMHSEDNVHNMRIFYSAKSMYQRAKQCSLAVDLLLMDKTFSRFIDSGKITFMGFGSGGTAGLLLAGGELSANRWLTYCDDFESIESDYNSLWTFDVTRLEKNLFCQYPIKAQVQNFALGLQRSVEIQNLENLFFYNALDSKNEILQEVHTVLDFQVKWSKRNNPNLSAYIYEPPFLIPYLPPLPTQYTYVDTRFKRFIFVSPALTMFFDLKQIQDTDLKFCIVGLEKDYFNTPEFQPQDLYKQLGEENARYHLIEGADLWSTQAPCYGTQMLVEICKTVTDEEREQILDRLFAITYSFIPHFE; encoded by the coding sequence ATGCATTATTATTTTTATGTGATATTTTTTCTTTTCGGTTTGGTTTTTCCTTGTGAGGCAAGGGAAGAGATTCATGTTGGATATCGCTCCATTTCCACTTGGAACTCAAGGGAAAATGTTCGGCTTGATGTTGGGGTTTGGTATCCGACCCGTAGTGAAGAACGTGACTATGTTATGGACGAATACCATGTTTTTGTCGCCAAAAACGCCCCTATGTTCCGTATTGTCGACGATGAAATCGCGGGACCTTCTTTGCGGGAACACGAAAAAATCAGGAAAAATGCCGAAATCAACAAATTGCCCAAAAAAGAGCTGCAGGCGCAGCTGGACGCCGTTCCTATCCCTTATAAAAAATATCCCTTGCTTGTCATTTCGCACGCTTCCGGCTTGACTCGGTACAGTTGTCACACCTTGGCGGATTTGTTGGTAAAGCAGGGCTATATTGTCGCCGTGCCCATGCACAGCGAGGACAATGTCCATAACATGCGTATTTTTTATTCCGCAAAATCGATGTATCAGCGCGCCAAGCAGTGTTCTTTGGCTGTTGACTTGTTATTGATGGATAAAACGTTTTCACGTTTCATTGACAGCGGCAAAATTACCTTTATGGGCTTTGGCAGCGGAGGAACGGCAGGGCTTTTGCTCGCGGGAGGAGAACTTTCCGCAAATCGTTGGCTGACGTATTGCGATGATTTTGAAAGCATAGAGTCTGATTACAATTCGCTGTGGACATTTGACGTGACAAGGCTGGAAAAAAATCTTTTTTGCCAGTATCCGATAAAAGCGCAGGTGCAAAATTTCGCTTTAGGTTTGCAGCGTTCTGTCGAAATACAAAACTTGGAAAATTTGTTTTTTTATAATGCCCTTGATTCCAAAAACGAAATTTTGCAGGAAGTGCATACTGTTTTGGATTTTCAGGTGAAATGGTCGAAACGGAATAATCCCAACTTGTCAGCGTATATTTATGAACCGCCTTTTCTGATTCCGTATCTGCCGCCTCTGCCTACCCAGTATACCTATGTTGATACGAGGTTCAAGCGGTTTATTTTTGTTTCACCTGCTTTAACCATGTTTTTTGATTTGAAACAAATACAAGATACGGATTTGAAATTTTGCATTGTCGGTCTTGAAAAAGATTATTTCAATACGCCGGAATTTCAGCCGCAGGATTTGTATAAGCAATTAGGCGAAGAAAACGCCCGTTATCATTTGATTGAAGGTGCTGATTTGTGGTCCACGCAAGCCCCGTGTTACGGAACGCAAATGCTTGTGGAAATATGCAAAACCGTTACTGATGAAGAACGCGAGCAAATTCTTGACAGATTATTCGCCATCACGTATTCGTTCATTCCTCATTTTGAATGA